taatttaggtattcgataaaacacgaataaaatgacattttctaaaaattactccttgctatatcgatttatcgccccgaaacccccttacactaaatttcatgaaaatcgttggagccgattccgagattccaattatatacatattatatagtatacaagaattgctcgtgtaaagatattaaagatataagatttagtaCACTGTACACCATAGTaacttgactcggaggtcgtgggttcgattccctcgttgaaaacatgttatttccaagtttggttaggacttaggacaatgcaggctgatcacctgattgtttgacaagtaagatgatccatgtgtcggatgggcatgtcaaaagtcgatcctgcgcctgatctctcgccggtcgtgtcggtcttccgtctcactgggttatgagagtatagGAATTGAGAATGTTCTTGTGTAATGCGCACACACATAGGCACTACAaaaattattcctgcgtaactggcctggtttcaaaaAAACCGGCAACCGTCACCGAAACGAAGTCGCGAAGATTCTAAAGGGGGATCGCCAGAGGTTGAGAGAACTATTTCAGAAATAATGGGTCAAATTCTTCTTTCCATAAATTTACCCAGTATCTATTTGTGTATCTGTAGGACCGACATGCGCCGACCGACTACGGGTCTGCATGATGTGGACAATAATTGTTAGAGGTACGGTAGGTTTTAtcacccgcaactctgccttgaAGTGAAACAtggagttttagtgggtagaccctGCTGGGGAGTCCCATATACCCCGGGGGCCGATCGCCCCAAACCCGGGAAGGCGTAAAACAAACCCTATCAAAAAAAGGACTGACATACGGCAGTCGGGTTTTGAATGTTACCGTAGATTAAAATGCTATTTCTCTCGTTGTCACAGTAAAGgcatgatataataattatatataacacATCACAGGGCTAACTTAAGATAGGTCTCAAGTGGGCTTAAATCACTCAACACTTTTACCTGAAGTTTTTCCACACTAGCTTTCtttaggtttaaaaaaaattaaagttaagaacataatattatgtgcttccACGAAAATGGTTTTCATTTTCTTGATTTTCCGGTTTTTTAATCATAATACAAAAGTAAAGTGCCTCTACAGTTGAGTGTTTGTTTTCAGCTCGCGAAGGGGTGGGTGTTAGATGTATCGTGTTTGTAGATACAGAGCTACGTAATTTCAGGTTTATTTACTTTGTGGCATTAAAAAAACAAGctagtaaatattatagaatCATAAACACTAACTTTAAgtttctaaacacactaggccgaagttaaagccgggactaaatcggatcccactaatttcaggcctatatcgattctaccgacctttagtaaaatatttgaaaaaattattttaaaacaattactagtgcatttgaattcaaataatttgctgcacgataaccaatacggatttactaagggtcgatccacaacggatgctggtataggacttctttgtagtatttttgaagcttgggaggagtcgcaggatgccttaggtgtgttttgcgatctctccaaagccttcgattgtgttgagcatgctacattgatcaggaaactgcgccactacggcataaaggactctgctctcagccttttgacttcttaccttaaaaataggactcaaagggttgaggtaaatagtaaaaggtccaatggaaccaaaatagaattaggtgtcccacagggatctatcttaggcccatttctatttctcatctatataaatgacttaccttatctagtaaaggataataataatgagatagtgctttttgctgatgacacttcacttatttttaaagtgaagcgacaacagtcgaactacgacgaggtaaacagtgctctctcaaaaatagtacattggtttaatgttaataacttacttttaaattctagtaaaactaaatgtataaagtttactttgcccaatgttaggcaagtccaaaccaatgtgctattaaatgatgagaagatgaatttggtagataacactgtattcctaggtattacacttgatagtaaattacagtggggtcctcacattgctaatctagcaggtaggctcagttctgcagcatatgcagtcagaaaaattagagaaatttctgacgaagacacggcacgattagtatattttagttattttcatagtaggatgtcatatggaatccttttatggggaaacgctgccgacattaatacaatatttgtgctgcagaagcgagccatacgttctatttataaaatgtctgctttagaatctctgagagataaatttaaagaaattggtattctaactgttgcttctcaatacattttggataatgtaatatatgttagaaaaaatataaataaatttaaagttaaaagtgacattcactgtagaaatactagaaataagcacaagctggacatgccagtgatcagacttagtaaagtcagtaaatcttttaaaggtcaatgtatacgcctttacaataaaatcccagaaaacgttcaaaatctttccattaataaatttaaaaaagtagtcaaagagcgtttgtgtgccaaagcttattataaggtcaatgatttcatagaagatggcacatcttgggagtaggatggcttcttgcaaggctacttctacattattatattatgacttacaattatgtatgttgacattgtatataatattaagttacaaaattgtaaactttattttaaaagaataatttttctctcacttttttggtaaaaagtggaacccgtgcgagtttcttacgccggttcttctcgccggggtagttcccgaaccggtggtaggcatcaggtagacattctgaaaaaatttgattcaaatttactcagaaataaaacattttttatttttatttattttattttacgcggcgtaaattccgcatgatttcgtccgcaatgtcaaacgcatacaaaatacggacggaacgcgacggaatagtgtgtcatcggtaatttaaaatacattgcgggcgtaatcatgcggaatttacgccgcgtaacttcggcctaatGTCTTTAGACACTAACATGTATaatgtagatattatattatatacctgtAACCGGGGTATATAGGATAGGGTCTTGCCATTGCGTAGCGCTTTCTTCCACGGTTTAGCTTCTTTCCACGGTTTTTATTTATCAATGTAAAGAGTTAACATGTGTGTTAAGAAGGGTATATAACGACAGTATCCCACGCTGTATTTTTCCTTGGGTTCAGCCAAGGAAGCCTCAATTACTGCCTAgtataaataacaattaaaaccTGATAAGTTTTGCGTGAGAGTCTTCCATACATTGATAACATTTTTGatcatattacatatattttcgCAGTTGGTGTACAAACAGTTTAAAAGGTATCTGATCTATTTTAGGAACTAATTTGCTAAGTGAGTAGTGACTGATTACTTTATTGGGTATTCCATTAAAGTGTACATCTATCTACTCGTATAGGTCCCACAAGTTCGACACCCACGTTATTGTACGTCAAGGCTTAGGGTAACGCTGAACATTCATAAGTCTGCCTTACGTAACCTGCACGTGTCTGCCCTACactgtgtacactgtacaagcTTTCATGTATTTACCTTCTGTGTCTACTTTCCTTATGTTCTTATTTGACTGGATGTTGTTAGCAACTTGAATGTGCTGTTGTATTGTTGTACTTCCAGCAGGTACTGAGGTGTGAGCGTAAAAAAGTAACACACAGATAaataaatagacagacagacatacacttttgcgtttataataattattaaggaaatttACTGTAAATTGGttttaaaaattactaaaataatttcaatttctATTGGGCTATTTATCTGACAAACCGAATTTCCTGGAAAATTTGGGACAAAcagagtaaaaaataaaatggtttTCCCTTAGgctagttttaataaatttcgtCGAATATCACCGAAGTCCgaaagtactaaaatgttgGCGTCGAGCCAGCTTCCAGCCAGCGATATATTATTTTCTCGTTACAAGGGATTCTAGCTGATATCACTATCACTATCATTTTATGCATAACTTTAAATTGTAGGTCGTTAGTGCCGAACTAATGATCTCTAGCAACGTTTTTGGGCCTAAAAtactaaatactttttaaatatgttCATTTGAACAACATTACTCTAGAAACTTGAGATATGCGCATTATCTTTATTATAGTATTTCTTATACTGTTCTTTTTCGAAATAAAATACTGCCTTTATGTAAATCCCGAGCATAAACCAAGATATACATTTCATAATTCATCCGTTCAGTTCGTTCGTTCAGTTTTTACGTAAAAGTTTCAaataaaacagtattttttaaattcgtcaGACCaatattgcaaaaaaatatattttaggagAATGGCAACCATTCTCCTAAAAATTAATTGTCGGTTTGCAATTATTGCAGACCAACAATTAATTTTGGTTATGCATCTACACGACTTacagccgttcccaatattcaatctatctctggtttgacatacgacCGATTGATGTTGAACACgaattgatataaaatataatatgtctctaatgtctaatgtgagctattcctatctctagtagggcaaaaccagagatagatcaaatattgggaacggccgtaagccaTTTCTATCAACTCACTTCccgtcaatatatttttttgtatcgcTAGTCCGCTCTACAACTGTTACGCCACTGATGTACTCGTGAATCGTGACCAATAAAGTAATAACTCATCTCCATTATTTCCAGGGGTTCCACCAAGATGGCTCGGTGACCGGATCCAGGATGGAGTCGAAGGGCACCCAGATCCACCTGCCGCTGATGGGGCGCGGCAGTCGCGGGGAGCTGAACGACAAGGTCACCTTCTCCACGGTCAAATCACCCCCAGAACAGCTCAATAATGGACAGCTGATGGGGTGAGTTTTAATCTGGCTATTTTTTCTTCTCCTTCTTCTGTTTTAAAAATGGTAACTTCGTGAGTTCTTGCAAAAGTTGGGGAGAGGGGATCCTCAACCTTTTTTAAGtaaaggcacagaatatatattgtaAAGGTTCAGGATTTTAATTGATAAAGAAAGAAAATGAGAACACGTTCCTctcaattatttaaatatgtacaCAGTGTGCAAGCGTTACTTTAATGTCATTACATCAATTTAGTCTTTGTCTTATACGTTTTGAAATTACTAGACAAACAAGGACAACACATTGTATAATGCGTGTATACAAATTGCGGACCTTTTTGCAGGCCCGGGGTGCTAAAGCATGTATAATTCAGTTTATTCTCAATGTATTGAAATCAGAaacagtaaaaagttatgacgtaaatgtaaaatataattgtcCATGGTAACAATTTTTATCGTTCCTATTTATAGTAATAAGTATTATGCATAAAAAATTCATAATCTTAGATCGGTTTTaagcaaatattataatattcatgaaGTTCAGTTAACGCTTAACGGtgctattacaattatttatgaaTGCTGACGTCAGCaagttatttgtaaataaaatccgAGCAAAATAGAAACAGACTGACACAAACAAATCACGCGATACAGTGAGTCAATATTGAGACAacactcatgagtcatgattCAACAGCGAtagcgaaataataataaatgttaacgttaatatttcaaaataattaacagtaaataaacaaacataattaaacatacaacataaatttaaacataatttaaaaatcattaaagataactaagaaaaaaaaatcaaatcataATAACACCcatcttttttgtcgggggctaAAAAAATGAACCCCGTTTCGTTTCATATATTTTGCTGTAAGTTGTTACTaagaatacttttataatttatttattttaatgtgcgATACTATCGTAGCGAGTGGGAATTAAACATTAAAGAAAAGTTCAGTACCCAGCTCTTGCTCCAGACACCGTAATAacagaatattatgtaatttgtatgaaatgTATGAAAACTACGTATGAAGCACGCGCGTCAGGGTTAATCACTGTAATTATGTTTCACGGACAAGAAATGTTGAGCACCCCTGCTAAGTGACGTTAATACTAAAAGCACTTTCAAACTAAGGCTCTTtacatttttcttaaaaaaagaaaactcagcaataataatataactttttagggttctgtagtcaacaaggaacccttataataGTTTTGCTCTGTCctttcgtctgtctgtctatctgtctgtccgtctctctgttcgcggttttgctcagagactacaAAGTTGTAATCCGGCTTGaatgcacattgcacataataatgatgccgacataatggtatatattataataaaatcttaaaagaatatatatggtacctcccctacacatcaagcgggatataatataatcatgggagtaggaaatatgctgaatttaaaaggaaaactatcacggctaagaagacttcataagttattaagaaatagtcgatcaactaaaaaaaatattcggtgaagtataaaggaacttttcgttcaaattcttttgaacgtaactgagatgttattgttagtagtgtaaaacacgttataaatgtactatcagagaagttgattcctatgcaaatcggggacctaagtagtttggttgcgttacgtcaaacccagctgatagatcacaattaacattgaagtgacatattcgaccaaatcaCGTTGcagttggtctgtcaattgcataggaatcaacttcctcggtggtaccacagtatagcaatatgacatagggactaatattgctatactgtggtggTACATACactgaccatacaaaaatactcaaaaacggtactacggaaccctattataTTCCGCGTGGCCCGACATGCACGGAgttaggacctacaaagctgtaattcggcatgaatgacgaattacagctttgttgGTCCTattatagtctctgagtaaaaccgcggacagacagacggacagacagaccgaccgacagacagaatgacagatggacggacaaaccgaaactataagggttccttgttgactacgaaaccctaaaaatggttattgtgcctcactcgacatagataatatgtatattgtatagtgtgtcgcggacttttttgtagatatttattaagATCTACTTACAATtactttcattatatttttatggtacagtattttatagtttaggcagcgtacgcaaaataagtaacttttctggttgattttttgcaccttgcgtccgaaaaacccaaatatcttacggaaccctatttttttctaaataaaatttagtctatgttcagcaaaaataatgtaggattccaatggtaaaagaatttttcaaatcggtctaGTAGTTTCGAAGCCTATtcaattcaaacaaacaaacaatcaaaatatttttataatattagtgtatttatattataatgtcttTGTAACAAAATTTAGGTACGTGAACTAATATCGTAAAATTCTTACATAAAGAGCTCAAATTATGAGCGCGATATCAAAGTTAACtttatgaaatttttattattcaagtTATGTTGCAGTAAGTAGTGTAATATGAGTTTAAGTATAATGTTTCTAAGAAATAGGTCAGAAGATTATGAAACGTAGATTATCGGGCTTTAAAATGTGAGCATCAGAATTCAGACCATAGTCTGTTCGCGTCATAACCTGGTAGTtggtaaatataaaaattgacaAGAACAAAAAACTCtacctaagtatatttattattatctgatGTAATATGAAAGTACGTGTACAGTTTAAcagttttttattacattttaattcggAGATACATACTTCTAGATTCTTAGTAAAGAAAAAAGAACGGTTACCATCCATGTGATTAACAaactaatgaaattaaaaagcggGCTACTTACATGAtacatctagtattttaaaaCCACCTTAGATTTGATAGACCAGGCGTTTTCAAACTTCGTTAACTATCTTTCTAACCCTGATTAAGAAAGCAACCTAGTTTTATACGAAGAATGTAAATTACATACCTATTAATACCTTAGTTTCACAACGCTCCGTATATTGTCTTGGAACGGTTCCAAGTTTCAGTTCAAGTGTAGATTATGTGGGACGATGATAACGAACAAatagctttttagggttccgtaccgaaagggtaaaaactggaccctattgctgagacttcgatgtctgtccgtctgcctgtccgtctatctatctgtctgtttccaggctgtatctcaagaaccgctatagttagacAGTTTAagattttcacaaattatgtatttctgtatttgttttattttattttatttttattttatttattttatttttatttatgtatttctgtGGCTACTCTACAAATACTTACCAAAAGCAACATAAAATAAACCTTGTGTTTTTAGTTGGGTCCAATACAAAAGCACAATTTTCGTTCCATTTTAGCTCTAaaacggtacagaacccttattatattttattctttaccCAACTTGGGGATGATATGGcttaagttttatattattcacGTCATTGCGACACTTAACACGTTCCTgctaattcatattattaaggaGAATTCACACTAGacgtaattttaagttacaaactAGTAACAATTACTTTAGTAATTCCAGTCAGTtaagcttcggccaaacctacgcaACCAAAGCGACTGTgaagcgggagcgtctgcaGAGCGGGAATAATCTACGGTTTCGCATCGTAATCTTTTAAACTTGATATGTGCCAAAACGCGATGgaaacgcgcagaagacgagcgcatcagaaacgcgcgtcgtcagtgcgcaaaaacaCGTCGCGTGGAAAGGCTtttactgacgcgtaggtttggccgaagccTAAACTCGTCATGTCAAATACTTTAAGTACAACTTATTTTGTCATTTGAAATGTACCCATATTTTAAGGCAACATTAATGGAAGTTGCATAGTGCATACTGCTTTTCTATCCAGATCGTTTCCTATATGTAATGTTAATGACGTTGATTCAACATTTCATGAAAATTCGTTGTGAAAATACTATGTAAAAGTTTAATAGAAAACGCGCTGGATCGAATAAGAAACAAAGATGCATTTTGGAATCAAAATAAATGACTCGGGatagtaattattgtaatctttaatttgaaatttgttTCATTCCAGGGGCTCCCAAATAAATCTTTGCAACGGTATGGTCGGAATGACCGGGCTGGTTCCCAAAGTCCCGAATGGCTGCGGCGAAAAGAAACCCATGGCGGCTCTCACACACCTCCCGAAAAGACCGCCAGTGGACATCGAATTCTCCGAACTCTCGTACTCAGTCAGCGAAGGAAGGAAGCGAGGGTACAAGGCCCTGCTGAAGGGAATCAATGGAACTTTTAAATCCAGCGAGCTGACGGCCATAATGGGACCCTCAGGTGCTGGGAAAAGTACACTAATGAATATTTTAGCAGGATACAAGTGAGTAATAATACCGTTTATATTGAGGTCCAAAATACAATGAAACTAATTTGGAATTTACTTAAAAGTATTAACACCTTTAAAATCCAAAATAACATATAACTTTTCGTCTCTCTATCTATTGTGACTTCTTTGCATCAGAATACCGTCCCCAGCTCAACGCTTATCATAATTTAATCTCAGTTGGTGTCATGAATTGCCTTACGTAGAAGTCACAGATACAATTATCCTAAAATTTGGTATATCTCATTCCAGAACATCAAACGTCAGTGGCTCAATACTAATCAACGGGAAGGAAAGAAACTTGCGCAGGTTCAGGAAACTTTCGTGCTACATTATGCAAGATGACTGCCTCCTACCGCATCTCACCGTAACAGAAGCTATGCACGTCTCAGCCAATCTCAAACTAGGGAAAGACATGACTATAACCGCTAAGAAGATTGTGATCAAcgaaatcctggagatgttgggATTAGTAGAAGCCTGCGACACGAGGACGATAAATCTCTCGGGCGGTCAGAAGAAGCGTCTGTCGATAGCTCTGGAGCTGGTGAACAATCCTCCTGTGATGTTTTTCGACGAGCCCACCTCCGGTTTGGACAGTTCGTCGTGTTTCCAATGCATATCTCTCTTGAAATCTCTGGCGAGAGGTGGCAGGACCATCATATGCACGATCCACCAGCCGTCGGCGAGGTTGTTTGAGATGTTTGACTTCCTGTACACGCTGGCGGAAGGACAGTGTATATACCAAGGCCCGGTGCGTGGATTAGTGCCATTTTTGTCCACAATGGGTCTAAATTGTCCAAGTTACCACAACCCAGCAGATTATAGTGAGTATTATTTGAATAAGATAGCGTGTAAATTATTCTTTGATATTTCGTAATTGAGCCCTTGACCTAAATGTTAATAACAATATTGGATTCATGCAAAATACTACTCAGATTACTCATGATACGAGACAACATTAATAATGATAACTTCCGCGAGATTCTGCAAATGAGTCATCGGTATGTCCGTTACATtgtgaataataaataaataacattctACAATTTACTCTGTCATCAAATATTTGAGCAATTTAGGTACAGTCGCACCGAAACAATTATTCTTGTTTCGGTAAGAACCGACCTGATGACAAAAGTAATacaaatagggaatattacccAAAAGTCCGAGCAAAGGGGCGCTACTAGTAAGTACATACAGATAAATAAACCGACCACAATCTAACACACGCACAAGTCAAAATATTgtcagaaacgttgtcaaacgttgaacataactttttgtttactgtttgtGCTGGTACTGCCATCTAGAATGTAAACATGAATACTCTTCGACATCTCGTCTCATCTCGTCTCGTCTCAATTCTGTGATATTTATACTCTGTCCATTGGATCAACTTTACCTATTCTTTTCCAGTAATGGAGGTAGCGACGGGCGAACACGGGGAGTGGGGCAACAAATTAGTGATGGCGGTAAACAAGGGAAATTGTGGGCGTGGGCAAAcgtcaacatcatcatcatcatcctccGGACCAGTTAATTGTAATTACAACAACCAAAGTAAGAATAACGTGACAAAAGAAGCCTTAGAAATCGTTATAGGTAAGCACGCACCACCACACATGATCGAATTTCACTTAGCGTTAAGTGTAGAAAATCAGATTACGGTATTTCTAATTACTAATTCGTATTGACTAttttagttttgattttaaaataataaagtattctGTATTTGACATagtccatattaatattatacaataatattatgttttctctTCTTTTTGTTTGTCTGCTATCTCTGGACTCTTgctctaattagtaattaaaccGTCCAAAACCATCTTAAGTTTATCAGTTTTCATCTGACAACGAATTCCAacatctaatattattaaattatggcctgtttattttaacattacaaTATTTAGTGTAAActctttttgtattttacagATAAACCAACATGCACTGTGATAGACATGTCCGAACCGATCAGCACGGAGAAGAAGCAACTCCCCAACCCGAGCAACCTAGCGCCAGTCACCTGCACGACGTCTCTATTAGACTCCAGCGAAAGTTTCACCAAGAAGACTCAGAAGACAGGCTTTCCGACGTCCGGTTGGAAGCAGTTCTGGATTCTACTGAAGAGGACCTTCAAGAGTATAATGAGAGATCAGACGCTTACGCATTTGAGGCTATGCTCGCATACCGTAGTGGGCCTTCTTATCGGATTCCTGTATTATGACATTGGACACGACGCTGCGAAAGTCATGAGCAACGCCGGTTGCATCTTCTTCACCGTCATGTTCACAATGTTCACTTCAATGATGCCTACTATTCTGACATGTAAGTTTGTTACTATTGTTTCTACTCTCAGCGATAGAAATTGGTGTTTTGGTTTTACTTCCATAGTTATAGTTATGGTGTCATATTTTGGTATTTTCCTAAATCTCCAAAATGATTTTTGAGACAAAAATGACAATTCGTGTGTTTTCTCTCTTTTTCAGTCCCAACAGAGATGAACGTGTTTGTGAGAGAGCATTTGAACTATTGGTACTCTCTGAAGGCGTTCTACTTCGCGAAAACTATAGCAGATCTACCATTCCAGGTAATGCTCATACTGAATTTAAATAGAGATATTAAGTTgtagtaacttaatattatgtaactgtaAAGTataaagaaatacttacattatGTTTGTCTTTCAATTATATTCAGCTACACTGAGAATCACCAAAGACGTGGATGAGgagaataaaatgattttagtgCTGATAATCTATCATTGATGGAGGATAATGAAAAAGTTACTTCAGTTGATGATggaaaaactaattttgacgTTCTCTTTTCAGATAGTGTTCAGTGGCGTTTACGTGATAATAGTGTACTTCATGACGGGTCAGCCGATGCAGACGGACCGGGTGCTCATGTTTACAACTATTAACATATTGACGGCACTGGTAGCGCAATCCCTAGGCTTACTCATAGGCGCAGCCATGAACATAGAGACAGGGGTATACCTGGGACCGGTCACTACCATCCCAGTGGTGTTATTCTCTGGATTCTTCGTCAACTTCAACGCCATTCCTGGCTACCTCCAATGGGTGTCGTACCTCAGCTACGTACGCTACGGCTTCGAAGGCGCCATGCTGTCAGTCTACGGCTTCAAGCGAGAGAAGCTGCACTGCTCAGAAGCGTATTGTCATTTCCGAACGCCGAGTCACTTCCTCAAAGAGATGACAATGGACCAGGCGAACTTCTGGGTCGACGTAGGCGCCCTCTGCGCCTTTTTCGTATTCATCAGAATAGTCTCCTACTTAGTCTTAAGGTTTAAGCTGAAGATGATGCAATAGGAAATTCCAGGCATCCTTGTGCGTTTAGTGGCGCCATAGCGCGCATGGTTACGCGTGGTTGTTGGAGTATGGAACCGAGGCCTATTGAGATTAAGCTGGCACTTATGGTCAAAATTACAGATTGAAGTATTGTGTAAAGCCTTGTTGCAAGCTATACAATCGACTCAATGATCTTGGACTTTTTTAGCGCTGGCAGAGTAAATGGGGTTATAAAGAGCACTGCCCGTTGGTGAGTTTGAATGATTCGATAGCGTAGAGTGTTACTTGTACAGAACGCGTTCGCGATTACGCGCGATTTCACGCATAGTTCGCGCGCAAATAGTCCTTAGATGTAATATAGGTATCGAAATATAGCTTTATAGTGAGGTTCAGTAATGTTTATACATAGAATAAGGTTTTATAGAATAAACGGGAGCGAAAGAAGTTTTCTTTCTCGATCCACTTTCCGATTGGGCCCatgacttaattttaagttacttaatgatattattttgaCTATTATCACAACGTAGACGTTTTAAGTAAGTACGCTTGATGTAATTGTATTGATAAGTCTGTCAATGTTACGCAAAAGTTACTCAGAGCCATTTATTtacttctacataatattactatgctATGGAGCCCTTCACACTACGACATAAGTGTTCGACGTGTTTTTGGATGTGTTCACAACAATTTGCTACAATATTGTTGTACTATAACACTTAGGTGATA
This genomic window from Aricia agestis chromosome 2, ilAriAges1.1, whole genome shotgun sequence contains:
- the LOC121738976 gene encoding ATP-binding cassette sub-family G member 4 isoform X1, with translation MFASATLIQGFHQDGSVTGSRMESKGTQIHLPLMGRGSRGELNDKVTFSTVKSPPEQLNNGQLMGGSQINLCNGMVGMTGLVPKVPNGCGEKKPMAALTHLPKRPPVDIEFSELSYSVSEGRKRGYKALLKGINGTFKSSELTAIMGPSGAGKSTLMNILAGYKTSNVSGSILINGKERNLRRFRKLSCYIMQDDCLLPHLTVTEAMHVSANLKLGKDMTITAKKIVINEILEMLGLVEACDTRTINLSGGQKKRLSIALELVNNPPVMFFDEPTSGLDSSSCFQCISLLKSLARGGRTIICTIHQPSARLFEMFDFLYTLAEGQCIYQGPVRGLVPFLSTMGLNCPSYHNPADYIMEVATGEHGEWGNKLVMAVNKGNCGRGQTSTSSSSSSGPVNCNYNNQSKNNVTKEALEIVIDKPTCTVIDMSEPISTEKKQLPNPSNLAPVTCTTSLLDSSESFTKKTQKTGFPTSGWKQFWILLKRTFKSIMRDQTLTHLRLCSHTVVGLLIGFLYYDIGHDAAKVMSNAGCIFFTVMFTMFTSMMPTILTFPTEMNVFVREHLNYWYSLKAFYFAKTIADLPFQIVFSGVYVIIVYFMTGQPMQTDRVLMFTTINILTALVAQSLGLLIGAAMNIETGVYLGPVTTIPVVLFSGFFVNFNAIPGYLQWVSYLSYVRYGFEGAMLSVYGFKREKLHCSEAYCHFRTPSHFLKEMTMDQANFWVDVGALCAFFVFIRIVSYLVLRFKLKMMQ
- the LOC121738976 gene encoding ATP-binding cassette sub-family G member 4 isoform X2, with the protein product MESKGTQIHLPLMGRGSRGELNDKVTFSTVKSPPEQLNNGQLMGGSQINLCNGMVGMTGLVPKVPNGCGEKKPMAALTHLPKRPPVDIEFSELSYSVSEGRKRGYKALLKGINGTFKSSELTAIMGPSGAGKSTLMNILAGYKTSNVSGSILINGKERNLRRFRKLSCYIMQDDCLLPHLTVTEAMHVSANLKLGKDMTITAKKIVINEILEMLGLVEACDTRTINLSGGQKKRLSIALELVNNPPVMFFDEPTSGLDSSSCFQCISLLKSLARGGRTIICTIHQPSARLFEMFDFLYTLAEGQCIYQGPVRGLVPFLSTMGLNCPSYHNPADYIMEVATGEHGEWGNKLVMAVNKGNCGRGQTSTSSSSSSGPVNCNYNNQSKNNVTKEALEIVIDKPTCTVIDMSEPISTEKKQLPNPSNLAPVTCTTSLLDSSESFTKKTQKTGFPTSGWKQFWILLKRTFKSIMRDQTLTHLRLCSHTVVGLLIGFLYYDIGHDAAKVMSNAGCIFFTVMFTMFTSMMPTILTFPTEMNVFVREHLNYWYSLKAFYFAKTIADLPFQIVFSGVYVIIVYFMTGQPMQTDRVLMFTTINILTALVAQSLGLLIGAAMNIETGVYLGPVTTIPVVLFSGFFVNFNAIPGYLQWVSYLSYVRYGFEGAMLSVYGFKREKLHCSEAYCHFRTPSHFLKEMTMDQANFWVDVGALCAFFVFIRIVSYLVLRFKLKMMQ